In the genome of Primulina tabacum isolate GXHZ01 chromosome 13, ASM2559414v2, whole genome shotgun sequence, the window TCCTAAACATTAGCCACAACGCATGAGTTAAAGCGATTAAGGTTGTGCCGATTGAAGTTATGTATGACTGTCCAACCTCCCGGCTTCGATAAATTTGCATAAAATGAGAAGTTCCAAACCCCTCATCCTGTGGTCAATATTGTAAAAACAGTTCAGAAAAATTGTGATTGATGAGATCATAAACAGTTATAAGCAGACAAAGTACATAGATGTTTCAAAATTTCCCATAAATTTGATCCCTTTATCAATATAATTCTTATATTTCCCCAGATAAAAGGATCGTTACAAATTATTTTCAAGTTTGACCAAAATCACAGGGCTCTTAAAGAAACAGCTAGGTGATAGCACGAAACAGACAAAGGATTTTTTCGTGAAAATCTCATACTTCAAGTTTGGCAATCTGGAACATTCTCAGCGGAAAACAGGTGTCCTGGAGTTAAACTCACAAAAAACGCAATAACACCTTATTACACTAAGCATCATTTGGCAGGCTGAAGCCAACGTATTACACCTTGTCTAGCAAAGAATTTTCCAATATGCTAGCCTTTTGAAGACTCATATTATCAGTGGCAGCAGCGACATAGTATCTCGGCTTAAACCTGTCCATCTGCAGAACAGCTAACAGGTTTATCATCTCCGCAGTGTGACCACCTACGTTACGATCCCGTAAAAACCAAAATTTAAATGAAGGAGCCTATGAATCATAATTAATGATAAACCGATGATTCCACAAAGGAGAAATTTGCACACCTGAACCCAGAATTATCATGGTACTGAGAGTTCTCGGAGGTCTACTGCTTCGGGGTTTGCCGGTCCAGTTTATAACAAAAGAAACCCGGATCAAAATCAAGGTGGCCAAACCAATTATGAGCAAAATCGCAACATTTAGGAATCCCAAGTCAACAAAGAGAGAGCTAACTCCATCCATTGCAAATAATATGCAGTATTCCGGTATCCAGCCACTTCCTAACAACATAAATTGAATAATCACATATACTCATTTACAAGTGAAAACACCAATCATTGCCAAATaagaacatataaaaatcaaacATGCAATTGAAGACAGAGGCAACCCCAGAAAATTCAATGGCCAGTTTAGTGTATGGACTCCCGGTAAAAACTTGATCTTAGACGAAAGCCCATATCCAAAAAACTAGCCTTTAAGATGACCTCAAGCttattattcaatatcaaatttTATTGTGGAGCCAAACTCACTGCGAAACCGAATCCACCACTATCCACTCCAAGCAGTAATTTACGCATTAACCTCTGTTAAGGTTCTCCGAATCCAAAGTCAAAAACTGCATCGAAGCATAGAATCAATCAAAAGCCAAACGGGATAAAAAAAAGACTCACTGATCAGCGCGAAATCGCCGGTGCAGAATGAGGAATCTCGGCAGCCACGAACAAGACCGAGCTCCGTTGCGATCTATAAACGGTCAATTCCCGGTTCGGCGGTTtgcatacacacacatatacatgagcgaattattagaaaaaaacatttatttttctaataaataaataattttttattttaaatcatgtGAACACGCGTTCCTTTTTTGCCACGTGTCAATCAATAGCCGTTTATCCAATCCTCAGTACACCGAGACACACACAATACTACCCAATTGATATTACAAAAGCGGAAAAGAGAGGCCCAAGCGAGAAGATATTATGAACTTTTCTTTGTAGCCGAACCTCCGCAGAGGTGATTTGCGAATTTTTTCCCCTCGGTTCACGTAAACTGTGGTTGTGGTTGTGGTAATAAATGGCGGCGCCGCCGCCTTCGACGTGCTTTCTTGGCTGGGGTGTTACCGGAATAGGAAGCTTTACCGGCACTCTACTCTATGCACGATTTTACCCTTCGCCTTTTCGCTTCCCGCTCACTCCGTCCTGTAAAATGCGCCACCGTAATTTTAGGTTTTGATAAGTTTTCTAACTTCATGTTTCATTTCTTGATTCACTTTTTTCCGTTTTGTTGTTTGAGTTTTACAGTAGGAGTTGGATGATTATGGGGCCATGCGTCCTATTTATTGGATTTAATCGATGTTATTCGTGACTTTTTGGGGCGAAAGAAATTTTATTGCTTCGTGATTCTTGCTTTCTTTGTTGTGGAAAATTACTCTGTTCAAGAAAACTTCACGTTGCAACTTTTACGGGGCTTGGTTATTGTTTGTCTTTTCCTTTTTCAGTCATTGACGATGTGAAATTTGTTGCTTCAAGATTCCTCAATTTGATAACACTGCAATTGTTTTAATAAAGATCTTGTATTCTTGTCCTACTAACATGCCTGTGCTATATTACGTGGAAACGGTTTTTTTTCCTAGTCTACTTCCTTCTTCTATTTATTATCTTGAATTTGATTCTTGATTCTGTTTTCAAGATTCATTCTTTCATATGTTGAGTTTTTTCTTTTGGAAAAATGAGTGTGCCTgtagataaataaattgattttctaCCGTGCATATGCTTTACTTAATACCTGAATATTTTCAGCTTGCAAAATAAAAAACAGCATGCAAAGAAAATCAACATTGAGCGTCCTCCTGCAAATCTAAGTTTCCGATCGATTGGTGATAATGACTTTGATCCAATTAACTCATCCAAGGATAGCACGTTGTTCTCAAATAACGAGACTGATTTGGAAGTCCGCATCACCATTGCAGAAGAATCCGAACATTCGAAAGAAAAGGAGGACACCAATTCCTCAAATAACGAGACTGATTTGGAAGGTGGAATCACCATTGCAGTAGAATCCGAACATTCAAAAGAAAAGGGGGACACCTATTCTACTCCAATAAATGAGGATCCAATGATTGATACTTTTCCATCAAATGACATAAGACCCGTGGTATTCTTAGacaataattatttggaataaaAAATCTATTTGTTTGTGAGAAGAGTAATACTTAGGATTGATTTAATCTCATACAATTATACCACAATGCTGACTGTTTATTCTGTGAACGGTCAATCTGTGTGTCCAATGATCCTTTATATAGTCAGGTTATCTACTTATGTTTATTTTGCAGTTCTGAAAATATATGAAGTTAAAATGGCATTCTTTTTATCACCTTACATGTGAATCATTGAGTTTTTTCCTCGAGTCCCCCGAAAGTTCAGCATAGGAGCTCTGCATTTTCTCAACCcatcaaaatcaaataagatTCTCTTTCGTATTCTTCATTTGGATTCAACATAGCAATCTTGTAGTTTAGCTGTTCAGAATTAGCACAATCATAGAAGGGTATAATGTGTGCCAATCAACTGGCTGCTTTAAACATTGCATGTGTATCGAATGAGTTATTTGTTTGACAATTATAACGAAGGCTGCAATTTTCTAAAATAGTCCTAGAAAGAATAAA includes:
- the LOC142522372 gene encoding uncharacterized protein LOC142522372 — encoded protein: MDGVSSLFVDLGFLNVAILLIIGLATLILIRVSFVINWTGKPRSSRPPRTLSTMIILGSGGHTAEMINLLAVLQMDRFKPRYYVAAATDNMSLQKASILENSLLDKDEGFGTSHFMQIYRSREVGQSYITSIGTTLIALTHALWLMFRIRPQVILCNGPGTCIPLCIIAFLFKVVGIRWSSIFYIESIARVRRLSLSGLLLYKLRMADQLFVQWPQLKKNYPRSNYVGRLM